In one Nitrososphaera viennensis EN76 genomic region, the following are encoded:
- a CDS encoding deoxycytidylate deaminase, producing the protein MQRPDWDTYFMLQAEIAKLRSNCLTRHIGAVIVKENRQIATGYNGTPPGIKNCFEGGCPRCLARIRGEVKSGESLDRCLCTHAEANAIMQCAMFGNAGSTRGATLYSTFAPCIECSKMAISVGIKRIVVIADYPEDGTQLLRDAGVELVKLDPEKMGPWLTIIPQDPESSAKAVSSSK; encoded by the coding sequence ATGCAAAGGCCCGACTGGGACACCTATTTCATGCTGCAGGCCGAGATAGCCAAGCTCCGCTCAAACTGCCTGACGCGCCACATCGGCGCAGTCATTGTCAAGGAGAACAGGCAGATAGCGACCGGCTACAACGGCACCCCGCCGGGGATAAAGAACTGCTTTGAGGGCGGGTGCCCGAGGTGCCTTGCCAGGATCAGGGGCGAGGTCAAGTCCGGCGAGAGCCTCGACCGGTGCCTGTGCACGCACGCAGAGGCAAACGCGATAATGCAGTGCGCCATGTTTGGAAACGCCGGCAGCACCCGGGGCGCAACCCTGTATTCCACTTTTGCACCCTGCATTGAATGCAGCAAGATGGCGATAAGCGTCGGCATCAAGAGGATAGTGGTAATCGCAGATTATCCAGAGGACGGGACGCAGCTCCTGCGCGACGCAGGGGTAGAGCTTGTCAAGCTGGACCCTGAAAAAATGGGCCCGTGGCTCACCATCATCCCGCAGGATCCAGAGTCGTCGGCCAAGGCAGTCAGTAGCAGTAAATAG
- a CDS encoding NAD(P)/FAD-dependent oxidoreductase has protein sequence MGKRIVILGAGFGGLACANALRKGLSQDHRVIVVDRKKSFMMGLVNLWILAGSRRPDEPQTPLAGLNARGIEYLNDEAIKIDIAAKKVQARGHGWIDYDYLVVALGSELAPEKIEGFAGRGYNLYDAEQVQPLREKLLALRQGRVAISVMGMPYKCPPAPYEAAMIISDILEKNGTRKNVQVDMYVPAPIALPVVGPQVSREIVDMIARYGIRFHPDCKPKIVRDGEVEFESGEKAAYDVLAGIPPHRSPDVIKTSGLATSATGEWVPVDRLTLRTGHPGVFAIGDVAEVKSGTVTVPKAGIFAEGQAKVVAQEIIDEISGRPASTAAYNGQGFCFVEVGNSMAGFVEADFYHEGGPAVRLEPPSAESYEKKHDFERSRIKEWLL, from the coding sequence ATGGGCAAGCGAATAGTAATCCTTGGCGCCGGCTTTGGCGGCCTTGCGTGCGCAAACGCGCTGCGAAAGGGCCTTTCCCAGGATCACCGCGTGATTGTAGTTGACAGGAAAAAGTCGTTCATGATGGGCCTTGTCAACCTGTGGATACTTGCCGGGAGCAGGAGGCCAGACGAGCCGCAGACGCCGCTTGCCGGCCTGAACGCGCGGGGAATAGAGTACCTCAACGACGAGGCGATCAAAATCGACATCGCCGCAAAGAAGGTGCAGGCAAGGGGGCACGGCTGGATCGACTATGACTACCTGGTAGTCGCGCTCGGAAGCGAGCTTGCACCTGAAAAAATAGAGGGGTTTGCCGGCCGGGGCTACAACCTCTACGACGCAGAGCAGGTGCAGCCGCTGCGCGAAAAGCTGCTTGCGCTAAGACAGGGCAGGGTGGCAATATCGGTGATGGGCATGCCCTACAAGTGCCCGCCGGCGCCGTACGAGGCGGCCATGATAATAAGCGACATCCTGGAAAAGAACGGCACCCGGAAAAACGTGCAGGTGGACATGTACGTGCCGGCGCCAATAGCGCTCCCGGTGGTAGGCCCGCAGGTCAGCAGGGAAATCGTGGACATGATAGCCCGCTACGGCATCCGCTTCCACCCTGACTGCAAGCCGAAAATCGTCAGAGACGGCGAGGTCGAGTTTGAAAGCGGCGAAAAGGCAGCGTACGACGTCCTTGCCGGCATCCCGCCCCACCGGTCGCCAGACGTGATAAAGACCTCGGGCCTTGCGACATCTGCAACAGGCGAGTGGGTGCCTGTAGACAGGCTCACCCTGCGCACCGGCCACCCCGGCGTGTTTGCGATAGGAGACGTGGCCGAGGTAAAATCCGGGACGGTCACGGTGCCCAAGGCCGGCATCTTTGCCGAGGGGCAGGCCAAGGTAGTGGCGCAGGAGATTATCGACGAAATAAGCGGCAGGCCAGCATCAACAGCGGCGTACAACGGCCAGGGATTCTGCTTCGTGGAAGTGGGCAACAGCATGGCAGGCTTTGTAGAGGCCGACTTTTACCACGAAGGCGGGCCGGCGGTGAGGCTGGAGCCTCCATCTGCGGAAAGCTACGAGAAAAAGCACGACTTTGAGAGAAGCAGGATAAAAGAGTGGCTACTGTAG
- a CDS encoding DNA replication complex subunit Gins51, which yields MSENESDVSLKHIYELLKKEVENPALQQIEPDTYQKVAASLGSLKGQGFEGVEAKVRDRMVELLSASARLLFEVRQRKVQHQEEGGGGSGEPLDYSRLTDEEKYVLDGQQEAAGRLGEVVAATTKGRPKVLEAISARVREKRIVVRFVKAQEQFIGVDMTKYGPFQQEDVATLPLENARSFIESGSAVQVHARL from the coding sequence ATGAGCGAAAACGAGAGCGACGTCTCCCTCAAGCACATCTACGAGCTTCTCAAAAAAGAGGTAGAAAACCCTGCGCTCCAGCAGATCGAGCCGGACACCTACCAGAAGGTCGCCGCGTCGCTCGGCAGCCTGAAGGGCCAGGGGTTTGAGGGCGTCGAGGCAAAGGTCCGGGACCGCATGGTAGAGCTCCTTTCCGCTTCCGCAAGGCTGCTTTTCGAGGTGCGCCAGCGCAAGGTGCAACACCAGGAAGAAGGGGGCGGCGGTAGTGGCGAGCCCCTTGACTATTCGAGGCTGACTGACGAGGAGAAATACGTCCTTGACGGGCAGCAAGAGGCCGCAGGCAGGCTGGGCGAGGTGGTCGCCGCGACAACGAAAGGCAGGCCAAAGGTGCTTGAGGCGATATCCGCACGCGTGCGCGAAAAGCGCATTGTCGTGCGCTTTGTCAAGGCGCAGGAGCAGTTTATAGGAGTGGACATGACGAAATACGGGCCGTTCCAGCAGGAGGACGTGGCCACGCTGCCGCTTGAAAACGCGCGCTCGTTCATAGAGTCGGGCTCTGCCGTGCAGGTGCACGCCCGGCTGTAA
- a CDS encoding GNAT family N-acetyltransferase — protein sequence MTIKIRRAKSSDKEEILGFCTNTFSWGDYIDQVWDYWFSDKNGRLFVVEDKEGRKIGVSHVAVCPGGRSAWLEGVRVRPEYRRSRIATELLDRMLAYAGRRGARQASAIVSSENVPSQRMMEKNGFAAVSRWVYYSTDQKFAQQKTEARPATLADLDRIWAYLQKSRIYCLSAGKYVRAWHWYPLDRKALRGLIREKSVAVTGDDDIDGVVIINAKGYWKRTDVLQIVYLDSASRKSLQDLLTFAANIYGSGRYERMHVVCHDSKSITSMLKSFKKEEDSELFLLYSKEFTQ from the coding sequence ATGACGATAAAGATACGGCGGGCAAAAAGCTCTGACAAGGAGGAGATCCTTGGCTTTTGCACCAACACGTTCAGCTGGGGCGACTATATCGACCAGGTGTGGGACTATTGGTTTTCGGACAAGAACGGGAGGCTGTTTGTAGTCGAAGACAAAGAAGGCAGGAAAATAGGCGTGTCGCACGTCGCAGTCTGCCCGGGAGGCAGGTCAGCGTGGCTTGAGGGGGTCAGGGTGCGCCCCGAGTACAGGAGGTCCAGGATTGCCACGGAGCTCTTGGACAGGATGCTTGCCTATGCAGGCAGGCGCGGGGCAAGGCAGGCATCTGCCATAGTCTCGAGCGAGAACGTGCCGTCGCAGCGCATGATGGAGAAAAACGGCTTTGCGGCAGTCTCTAGGTGGGTCTATTACAGCACAGACCAAAAGTTTGCGCAGCAAAAGACGGAGGCAAGGCCCGCCACCCTTGCAGACCTTGACAGGATCTGGGCGTACCTGCAGAAATCGCGGATCTACTGCCTGTCTGCCGGCAAGTACGTCAGGGCATGGCACTGGTACCCGCTTGACAGAAAGGCGCTGCGAGGACTCATCAGGGAAAAGAGCGTCGCCGTGACGGGCGACGACGACATCGATGGCGTCGTCATAATCAATGCCAAGGGCTACTGGAAGAGGACAGACGTCCTGCAGATCGTATACCTCGACTCGGCGTCGAGAAAGTCGTTGCAGGACCTCCTTACATTTGCGGCCAACATCTACGGCAGCGGCAGGTATGAGCGCATGCACGTGGTATGCCACGACAGCAAGAGCATCACGTCAATGCTCAAGAGCTTCAAGAAGGAAGAAGACTCGGAACTATTTTTGCTGTACAGCAAGGAATTTACGCAGTGA
- a CDS encoding SDR family oxidoreductase: MTTIKGKVAIVTGASSGIGQATALALARAGAKVAGGARRTDKLDALKAEIEKAGGEAFVQKLDVTKKAECDAFVDAVVKKWGTVDILVNNAGLMPLSFFKNMKVDEWNRMIDVNLKGVIYCTAAAIPHMMAKKSGHIVNMSSIAGRVVFPAGTVYCATKHAVTAFSEGLRQEFSQRSNIRVTCIEPGVVDTELNNSITDASLAKFIESTRQMESLKAQDIANAILFAVDSPHYVNVNEIMLRPTSQER, translated from the coding sequence ATGACGACGATAAAAGGCAAGGTTGCAATAGTCACAGGCGCAAGCAGCGGCATTGGGCAAGCAACGGCGCTTGCGCTTGCAAGGGCCGGCGCAAAGGTTGCCGGAGGCGCAAGGCGCACGGACAAGCTTGACGCTCTGAAGGCCGAGATCGAAAAGGCCGGCGGCGAGGCGTTCGTGCAAAAGCTGGACGTCACCAAGAAAGCCGAGTGCGACGCCTTTGTCGACGCCGTGGTCAAAAAGTGGGGGACGGTGGACATCCTGGTCAACAACGCCGGCCTGATGCCGCTGTCGTTTTTCAAGAACATGAAGGTCGACGAGTGGAACAGGATGATAGACGTCAACCTCAAGGGCGTGATCTACTGCACCGCCGCGGCTATACCGCACATGATGGCCAAAAAATCCGGCCACATCGTCAACATGTCTTCGATAGCCGGCAGGGTCGTCTTCCCGGCGGGAACCGTCTACTGCGCGACCAAGCACGCCGTCACGGCGTTCAGTGAGGGCCTGCGCCAGGAGTTCAGCCAGCGCTCCAACATCCGCGTGACCTGCATCGAGCCGGGGGTAGTCGACACGGAGCTTAACAACAGCATCACCGACGCGTCTCTTGCAAAATTCATCGAGTCTACAAGGCAGATGGAGTCGCTAAAGGCGCAGGACATCGCAAACGCCATCCTGTTTGCGGTAGACTCGCCACACTATGTCAACGTGAACGAGATAATGCTGAGGCCGACTTCGCAGGAACGCTAG
- a CDS encoding diacylglycerol/polyprenol kinase family protein translates to MGGRRQNDGNKQSVQIRKEIFRKSIHILGFIVPFISLAFGITVAAAFVAGMAAAYSISEYMRLKGRRVPVFTAITRMAMRNNDDDDDSSNSSNNSDGGEKQNTFVIAPLYLAAGVLLSLLIFPAPFNYVAIAVVTLGDGFASVVGRMYGKTKIPYSRGKSIEGTAAGIICAFAGSLFFASPAMALVAALVGMTIEFIPLRISDNLSVPLLSGLTMTIIGNF, encoded by the coding sequence ATGGGTGGCAGGCGCCAGAATGACGGCAACAAGCAATCCGTTCAAATCAGAAAAGAGATCTTTAGAAAATCAATACACATTCTGGGCTTTATCGTTCCTTTCATATCCCTTGCTTTCGGGATCACAGTTGCCGCTGCGTTTGTAGCGGGAATGGCGGCGGCCTATTCCATATCTGAGTATATGCGCCTCAAAGGGCGCCGCGTCCCGGTGTTTACAGCCATTACAAGAATGGCGATGCGGAATAATGATGATGACGACGACAGCAGCAATAGCAGTAATAACAGTGATGGCGGCGAAAAACAGAACACTTTCGTCATAGCCCCGCTTTACCTTGCTGCAGGGGTCCTTTTGTCGCTCTTGATATTTCCTGCTCCTTTTAATTATGTCGCGATAGCGGTCGTCACGCTGGGAGATGGTTTTGCGTCAGTGGTGGGAAGAATGTACGGCAAGACCAAGATCCCCTACTCCCGTGGCAAGAGCATAGAAGGAACGGCGGCCGGGATCATCTGTGCCTTTGCCGGCTCGCTATTTTTTGCGTCTCCCGCAATGGCACTGGTAGCGGCATTGGTGGGCATGACGATAGAGTTTATTCCCTTGCGCATCAGCGATAACCTGAGCGTCCCGCTGCTGTCCGGCCTGACGATGACGATCATTGGCAATTTTTGA
- a CDS encoding thioredoxin domain-containing protein — translation MTKEIKVKMKEYGITSVPTTIIDRSIKFVGIPDFPWICGDDLYMKLKKDYPLKKDN, via the coding sequence ATGACCAAAGAGATTAAGGTAAAAATGAAAGAGTACGGCATCACGTCAGTGCCTACCACTATTATAGATAGAAGCATCAAGTTTGTGGGGATACCAGATTTCCCTTGGATATGCGGCGACGACCTGTACATGAAGTTGAAAAAGGATTACCCATTGAAAAAGGACAATTGA
- the polX gene encoding DNA polymerase/3'-5' exonuclease PolX, producing MKNGQVAKALRDIGFLTEVEDAENAQFKSRAYYRAADSIEALEQDVAGVYEKGGINALLELPGIGKAIAAKIEEYLKTGRIRHLDELKEKIPIDIGQLGAIEGVGPKTLKAIYEKLKVTDMAGLEKAALEGRLKTVPGITARKEQDILKKIEFTKKNGGRSIIGEVWPLAKKIEARLKGLEGVRHAALAGSARRMKETIGDLDYIVCASEPENVMDFFVKMPEVEEVKSRGPAKAFVRLAGGIDCDLLAVPEESWGSALLYFTGNKEHNVELRRIAIARGLRLNEWGAFENNDRRVAGASEEEVYKALGLAWIAPEMRENAGEIDLAAKGRLPSLVEYGSLRGDLQVHSDNSDGTATMEEMALAAKEFGLDYIAITDHTKSLAMAGGLDEQELLDQAQKIAELNDRLDGIRVLSSAEVNIGKDGSLDIANNVLDKLDIVGAAIHSHFGLSMEEQTARLVNAAKNPSVDIIFHPTGRLINRREGYPVDIARLTDVAKDTNTALEIDAHYNRLDLKDEYVRMAVRKGVKLTIDSDAHHPVHYAFLQFGIGQARRGWATAADVLNTMPADRLLKALK from the coding sequence TTGAAAAACGGACAGGTCGCCAAGGCGCTGCGCGACATTGGCTTTCTGACGGAGGTAGAAGACGCCGAGAACGCCCAGTTCAAGTCGCGTGCATACTACAGGGCGGCAGACAGCATCGAGGCGCTTGAGCAAGACGTTGCCGGCGTCTATGAAAAAGGTGGAATCAATGCGCTGCTGGAGCTGCCGGGCATCGGAAAGGCAATCGCCGCAAAGATTGAAGAGTACCTAAAGACCGGCAGGATAAGGCACCTTGACGAGCTGAAAGAAAAGATCCCGATAGACATCGGCCAGCTGGGCGCCATAGAGGGCGTCGGGCCAAAGACGCTCAAGGCGATATACGAGAAACTGAAGGTGACAGACATGGCGGGCCTTGAAAAAGCCGCGCTTGAAGGCCGGCTGAAAACCGTGCCGGGCATCACGGCAAGAAAAGAGCAGGACATCCTGAAGAAAATCGAGTTTACAAAAAAGAACGGCGGAAGGAGCATCATAGGAGAGGTGTGGCCCCTTGCCAAGAAAATAGAGGCGCGCCTGAAAGGGCTGGAAGGGGTCAGGCACGCGGCGCTTGCAGGCTCGGCGCGCAGGATGAAAGAAACGATAGGCGACCTTGACTACATCGTGTGCGCATCCGAGCCGGAAAACGTCATGGACTTTTTTGTAAAAATGCCCGAAGTCGAGGAGGTGAAGAGCAGGGGGCCGGCCAAGGCGTTTGTGAGGCTTGCTGGCGGGATTGACTGCGACCTCCTGGCGGTGCCGGAGGAAAGCTGGGGCTCGGCTCTTTTGTATTTCACAGGAAACAAGGAGCACAACGTGGAGCTTCGCAGGATAGCTATTGCGCGTGGCCTGCGCCTCAACGAGTGGGGCGCCTTTGAAAACAACGACAGGAGGGTCGCCGGCGCAAGCGAGGAGGAAGTCTACAAGGCCCTTGGGCTTGCGTGGATAGCGCCGGAGATGCGGGAAAACGCCGGCGAGATAGACCTTGCCGCAAAAGGCAGGCTGCCAAGCCTGGTAGAGTACGGCAGCTTGAGGGGAGACCTGCAGGTGCACAGCGACAACAGCGACGGCACCGCGACCATGGAGGAGATGGCCCTTGCCGCAAAAGAGTTTGGCCTTGACTATATCGCCATCACCGACCACACGAAGAGCCTTGCGATGGCCGGCGGGCTGGACGAGCAGGAGCTTTTGGACCAGGCGCAGAAAATAGCAGAGCTCAACGACAGGCTCGATGGCATCAGGGTGCTTTCCTCGGCAGAGGTCAACATCGGCAAGGACGGGTCGCTTGACATCGCAAACAACGTGCTCGACAAGCTGGACATCGTGGGAGCCGCGATACATTCCCACTTTGGCCTTTCGATGGAAGAGCAGACTGCGCGCCTTGTAAACGCTGCCAAGAACCCGAGCGTCGACATCATCTTCCACCCGACGGGCCGGCTCATCAACAGGCGCGAAGGCTATCCCGTGGATATCGCCCGGCTGACAGACGTCGCAAAGGACACCAACACCGCGCTGGAGATAGACGCCCACTACAACCGCCTTGACCTCAAGGACGAGTACGTCAGGATGGCCGTCAGAAAAGGCGTCAAGCTGACAATAGACTCTGACGCGCACCATCCTGTGCACTATGCGTTTTTGCAGTTTGGGATAGGGCAGGCCCGGAGGGGGTGGGCTACTGCCGCGGACGTCCTCAACACCATGCCGGCAGACAGGCTCCTAAAGGCGCTCAAGTAG